A genomic stretch from Anas platyrhynchos isolate ZD024472 breed Pekin duck chromosome 39, IASCAAS_PekinDuck_T2T, whole genome shotgun sequence includes:
- the LOC140001246 gene encoding cysteine protease ATG4A-like: MLRCGQMMLAQALICRHLGRDWQWEKHKKQPEEYHRILRCFLDRKACCYSIHQMAQVCVGEGKSIGEWFGPNTVAQVLKKLALFDEWNSLAVYVSMGNTVVIEDIRK, encoded by the exons atgctgcgatgcgggcagatgatgctggcccaagcactgatctgcagacacttagggagag attggcaatgggaaaaacacaaaaaacaaccagaagaatatcacagaatcctacgatgctttctcgacaggaaggcttgctgttattcaatccaccagatgg cacaggtgtgtgttggagaggggaagtcaattggagaatggtttggaccaaatacagttgctcaagtactaaa gaagcttgctttatttgatgaatggaattcattagcagtttatgtatctatgggcaatacggtggtcattgaagacatcaggaagtga
- the LOC140001245 gene encoding uncharacterized protein translates to MWTGTLVPQDGAPLCLGPRAVLHGELLHPAGTCLLQAPAYPGPPPLLMTGPPLRGQALPAPRTLSSSRGQLPEPCLHAVGLSEDQGPPLPGPTPPEPAQAPATASTQTATPDAATLAEVPEEPLELLELGPDAFAEAFPQLAGDSQQLQHLQDQLPADLDSSGLEELLSCLDAVDAFAAVPSSPVLKRFLSQLPDLCEDIEEPSTQGLAATRALGEVPSSPGLHPDKVQAGRALQPPAAAVPPLSSPLKPAARPQLRRALPKRPPLQEFIPARRRTLPQPPLAPLKRRPDPDCLPARKRPLPQPPQAPVQSPPDPDFLTALRRALPKPRLSPLQSPPDPARRRPMPKPLPKRPPQQEFIPAHKRTLPQPPLAPLKRPQLLPALRRALPSPPRSPLQSPPLWRGLPTALPTQPRTLQRPAQPRGDYVPCVGPWAGGDAAPTPLEEQESSVPITPQQRPERERLKKLAQEERQRATHHMRIGPGQFFEQRQKDHARAYSYGYP, encoded by the exons atgtggacggggacgctggtgccccaggatggtgctcccctctgcttggggcccagggccgtgctccatggggagctcctgcaccccgcaggcacctgcctgctgcaggcccctgcctaCCCCGGCCCCCCACCACTCCTCATGACAgggcctccgctgcgggggcaggcgctccccgcgccccgcaccctcagcagcagccgggggcagctgccggagccctgcttgcatgccgtggggctcagcgaggaccaggggcccccgctgcccggccccactccccccgagcctgcccaggctccagcgactgccagcacccagacggcgacgcccgacg cggcgacacttgcagaggtacctgaggagcccctggagctgctggagctgggccccgatgccttcgccgaggcctttccccagctggcaggggacagccagcagctgcagcacctgcaggaccagctcccggccgacctggacagctccggcttggaggagctgctcagctgcctcgaTGCCGTGGATgccttcgccgctgtccccagcagtcctgtcctcaagcgcttcctctcgcagctgcccgacctctgcgaggacatcgaggagcccagcacacagggactggcagccaccagagcgctgggtgaggtcccctcaagccctgggctgcaccccgacaaggtgcaggctgggcgggcgctgcagccccctgcagctgctgtgccaccactcagctcccccctcaagcctgcagcccggccccagctcaggagagccctgcccaaaaggccccccctgcaggaattcatccctgcccgcaggagaaccctgccccagcctcccttggctcccctcaagaggcgccccgaccctgactgcctccctgcccgcaagagacccctgccccagcctccccaggctcccgtccagagcccccccgaccctgacttcctcactgccctcaggagagccctgcccaagcctcgcctgagtcccctccagagcccccccgaccctgcccgcaggagacccatgcccaagcctctccccaaaaggcccccccagcaggaattcatccctgcccacaagagaaccctgccccagcctcccttggctcccctcaagaggcctcaacttctcccagccctcaggagagccctgcccagtccccctcgcagtcccctccagagccccccgctctggaggggactgcccacggctctgcccacgcagccgcgcacgctgcagcgtccggcgcagccccgcggggactacgtgccctgcgtggggccctgggcgggcggcgacgcagcgcccacaccgctggaggagcaggagtcgtcggtgcccatcacgccgcagcagcgtcccgagcgggagcgcctcaagaagctggcccaggaggagcggcagcgggcgacccaccacatgaggatcggccccgggcaattcttcgagcagcggcagaaggaccacgccagagcctactcttacggctacccgtga
- the LOC140001265 gene encoding cysteine protease ATG4A-like, with amino-acid sequence MCWSPPQSSSASHSSAHLHRSALGRSKNAGGLCTGWKPLLLIIPLRLGINHINPVYIDAFKECFKMPQSLGALGGKPNNAYYSIGFLGNELIYLDPHTTQSFVDSEENGTVDDESFHCQEAPHRMKIMNLDPSVALGFFCKEECDFDNRCSLVQKVRVGT; translated from the exons atgtgctggtcccctcctcagagcagcagcgcgtcccacagcagtgcacatttgcacagaagtgctcttggccgaagcaagaacgcaggaggactctgcacaggctggaaacccctcttgcttattatacctctacgactagggataaatcacataaatcccgtatatattgatgcatttaaa gaatgctttaagatgccacagtctttgggagcattaggagggaaaccaaataatgcctattattccataggatttttag gcaatgagctgatctatctggaccctcacaccactcaaagctttgtagattcagaagaaaatggcacggttgacgatgagagtttccactgccaggaagccccacatagaatgaagatcatgaatttggacccttcagtagcttta ggcttcttttgcaaagaagaatgtgattttgataaccggtgtagtcttgtacaaaaggtaagagtgggaacttag